The Hippoglossus stenolepis isolate QCI-W04-F060 chromosome 11, HSTE1.2, whole genome shotgun sequence genome includes a window with the following:
- the LOC118118017 gene encoding uncharacterized protein DDB_G0271670, which yields MDCLTLCFFHLMVLLTLTDAQSGATTAGTITGCAGPPVLCCSGQNGNCWRGCFCDDFCSVFNDCCADYRSTCTSSATAPPSRFRTSTSTTTSTTANIITTLRTIVSSTTAAPTTTSSSRTSAPLNVSSTSASVESAATATSQTSNTTTPTPADNSTTLSASVTTSSATSPDTTSTPAHVSTTTASTAHNTTNSNTTLTPASTLSNTTNSSISTPVDGSTSSSTTHYTTNSSTSTQTNVTTAASSSTSTPAYGLTPSGSTASTATAGTTLSETSATLGTSSVTSSPVEGTTSSSTTSASTTHYTTNSSTSTQTNVTTAASSSTSTPAYGLTPSGSTASTATAGTQLSETSATLGTSSVTSSPVEGSTSDVSTMNTDSQMTSSSHKVTVHLRASVLSHSEENEDVISEAVSNLLTQIFLQQKCDDCTVAIKSIKLT from the exons ATGGATTGCTTGACACTTTGCTTCTTCCACCTGATGGTGTTGTTAACTCTCACCGATG CACAATCCGGGGCAACCACTGCAGGTACAATAACGG gCTGTGCAGGTCCACCAGTGCTGTGCTGCTCTGGTCAAAACGGCAACTGTTGGAGGGGGTGTTTCTGTGACGATTTCTGCTCAGTATTCAATGATTGCTGTGCAGACTACCGCTCCACCTGCACAT CTTCGGCCACTGCACCCCCGAGCAGATTCCGCACATCAACAAGCACCACTACGTCTACGACGGCCAATATCATCACAACCTTGAGAACCATAGTCTCTTCAACAACAGCTGCTCCCACGACAACAAGCAGCAGTAGAACATCTGCACCTCTGAATGTGAGCAGCACCTCAGCATCCGTAGAGTCTGCTGCCACAGCAACCAGCCAAACCAGCAACACCACCACACCCACACCAGCAGATAACAGCACCACTTTATCAGCCTCTGTAACGACATCTTCAGCCACCTCACCCGATACAACATCTACACCTGCACATGTGAGCACAACCACAGCATCTactgcacacaacacaaccaacaGCAACACTACCCTGACGCCTGCATCCACTCTCTCCAATACAACAAACAGTAGCATATCTACACCAGTAGATGGCAGCACGTCCTCATCTACAACACActacacaacaaacagcagtaCGTCTACACAGACAAATGTCACCACAGCGGCATCAAGCAGTACATCTACACCTGCATATGGACTCACACCTTCAGGATCCACAGCCTCTACTGCAACAG CAGGAACAACACTGTCAGAGACCAGTGCTACTCTGGGAACTAGTAGTGTCACATCTTCACCAGTAGAGGGAACCACGTCCTCATCTACAACCTCTGCTTCTACAACACActacacaacaaacagcagtaCGTCTACACAGACAAATGTCACCACAGCGGCATCAAGCAGTACATCTACACCTGCATATGGACTCACACCTTCAGGATCCACAGCCTCTACTGCAACAG CAGGAACACAACTGTCAGAGACCAGTGCTACTCTGGGAACTAGTAGTGTCACATCTTCACCAGTAGAGGGAAGCACATCTGATGTGTCCACCATGAACACAGATTCCCAGATGACCAGCAGCTCACATAAAG TGACTGTTCACCTAAGAGCTTCTGTTTTATCACATAGTGAAGAAAACGAAGATGTGATTTCAGAGGCTGTATCGAAT CTTCTGACCCAGatctttctgcagcagaaatgtgatGACTGCACCGTGGCCATCAAAAGCATCAAACTCACCTAA
- the LOC118118014 gene encoding zonadhesin gives MLGGVHTDLLVTLTLLFLSQTGTLCRAENDFTLAPLPEWRTNAEYVTQCSYDRQNNQICDWTRNQQIGVDVAVSIFESGPLRLEGEACLEFWYQCPVTNNGSELRALLKSSDGQEEIWTSPVLPRNSWIQVFVPLKIVKPESRVVLESVAMEGRITINKIGVRRGSCGPQCESNTELWTDESTRCLCSEGQLSCSPSPCPQGQICGPQRGGSTGISTTGTCTIHSHTDCSTFDGVLFRFMAPCTYVLAKTCSPTGALPMFSVEVVNEQNGNSSLPAIQQVNVDTGNIRVSLLKRQTHRVVVNGVWRKLPLSLGSGTVNIKSNPAAVVLGTSFGLIVSFDSTGAVHVILPSTYSDEACGLCGNFNHIREDDLRKPDGTNAQDATALAQSWQTGQSTSSCETILVPLQCDPQEEAKYTSELYCGGLLSSTGPFADCQSVLGAESYFRGCVVGMCSAHGDPAVLCETLQVYSDICEEAGVAVPMWRNSTFCPLQCAENSHYNSCADGCPEVCSGLDLTGSCGSCEEQCECDSGFKLSGGKCVPAEDCGCWYSGKHYEKGATFVEGECEQQCQCMGNNDLWCTSMQCADTEVCKVEDGVKDCFPFKPATCRVYGDPHYITFDRVPYDFQGGCSYTLTTTCGDESSVQFTVIGHNMHPPLQNFTRSKLEAVTLQVEDFFLTLNQSGEVLANNSRVQLPYVTDGTYGSMRVYMKNNYIALEADFGLRLLVDGQSRLFVQVDERYKYELCGLCGTFSEYQDDEFITPGGQNVTEPFEFGDSWRVPNQNECTVYPNEPRVCDYDEENDAYNECNTLLKDAFNPCHEIVHPNIYLNSCVYDYCATNGDQHTLCESLKSYATACQVEGVELPFWQTDTACAEPQTTSTTPTTPTSPTPDQTFCPMNCDFEKNLCGWEQLIQDSFDWTRHSGPTPSNLTGPIKDHTTGAGFYIYIEGDSVIHGDSARLMSPKCHYNGPLCLHFWYHMYGSATAMTINIYLLKDNKATKLWSMMNNQGPTWHPGNVDIRVSGPFQIIVEGIRGSDALSDVAIDDVSIHFGSCSGRFPDRVAGTELPSSNVEVLPSHPVCNLGCSFDNHLCSWNQMLTDVFDWTWQNGTTPTLMTGPSTDHTGDGHYLYIEANSATYGDTARLISSECSDSGPQCLQFWYHMYGSAHTMGLHVYLLQDRLAEGVWWKRNDQGNMWHLAQVDLTTTETFQIIFEGRRGSNDQSDVAVDDISIHRGRCADLTKPTTPAPEVPATQQPTTTSSKPQPPSTTTVTTTTTSNPDVPMTTRTDVPTTTRPQLPITSRPIKTAATGSKTTARTHPQTSGDPEVGTPEQPVPETTARPQPSTTTQPRPHTSITQTTTTARPQPQTTESQTTNRLQTPTTTSQPQTVRPQLTTTVQPQPPTTMQPKPPTTALSESQTSTLHPSTTTAKPQPPTTTTTTPKPQNTTLLESQTSIPKHSTTTVKPKPSTTMQSQTPDTAPSEAQTTRTHQTQTTTAKPQTQTTTAKPQTQTTTAKPQTQTTSARPLPPTTMQPQTSTTTLPQPLTTTKTQPPTTARPQPPTETQTSSIAQQSTTGKPQPTTATPQSTTLRPKPTTTAGSQPTTTLKPHPPTERPQTTVTPQSTTTARPKPPTTAVPTSSCPQNSHYTTCIPACSPTCRHLNGPPPCSDSDSCVPGCVCDDGFVQKWQRCVPIQECGCVDSSGNKHHFDDRWYTDHCSQKCECEKDDGIGKIDCDDQDECDGNAICLQNDEGEYYCRSTGFSECTINGDPEYRTFDKMKYDFEGEHSYVLVRTKNLPNDIPGVYIVGINTRREDDGDDSEHHDDSSSEENHSHRVRDEEEEDDGGDEDNADNDSSDSKYHDDSEEDKEHHRLQELKIIVYNHTVELRKNRELVVDGKKTKMPVSPTAGLNIRQHSSRIYLKTDFGLSVEFNGRSSAEIILPHIYKRKVGGLCGNFDSQRRNDWMKPDGTRARSVREFGESWRV, from the exons ATGCTCGGAGGAGTCCACACAGATTTGTTGGTCACGTTGACTttactcttcctctctcagacGGGGACTCTGTGCAG AGCTGAAAACGACTTTACATTGGCTCCTTTACCAGAGTGGAGGACAAATGCAG AGTATGTTACACAATGTTCCTACGACAGACAGAACAACCAGATCTGTGACTGGACGAGAAACCAACAAATAGGAG TGGATGTTGCAGTGAGTATTTTCGAGAGTGGTCCGCTGAGGCTGGAGGGCGAGGCCTGTCTGGAGTTTTGGTACCAGTGCCCAGTCACAAATAATGGGTCTGAACTAAGAGCTTTACTGAAAAGCAGCGACGGTCAGGAAGAAATCTGGacctctcctgtcctccccaGAAATTCGTGGATACAAGTATTTGTCCCCCTGAAAATCGTGAAACCGGAGTCTCgg GTTGTACTTGAATCAGTGGCCATGGAAGGACGGATCACAATTAACAAGATAGGTGTAAGAAGAGGCTCATGTG GACCCCAGTGTGAATCTAACACAGAGTTATGGACGGATGAGTCCACCCGCTGCCTCTGCTCTGAGGGCCagctctcctgctctccctctccgtgCCCACAAGGCCAAATCTGTGGTCCTCAAAGAGGAGGATCCACAGGGATTTCCACCACTGGGACGTGCACaatacacagtcacacagactgCAGCACTTTTGATGGAGTGCTGTTCCGCTTCATGGCCCCATGCACCTACGTACTGGCTAAGACCTGCTCGCCCACTGGGGCCCTGCCCATGTTCAGTGTGGAGGTGGTCAATGAGCAGAACGGGAACTCATCTCTGCCAGCCATTCAGCAGGTCAATGTGGACACAGGGAACATCAGAGTGTCTCTATTGAAAAGACAGACTCACCGGGTCGTG gtTAATGGGGTCTGGAGGAAGCTTCCGCTGAGCCTTGGCAGTGGCACTGTCAACATCAAGAGTAACCCTGCTGCCGTTGTCCTGGGAACCAGTTTCGGTCTGATCGTTTCATTTGACAGCACTGGGGCTGTGCATGTTATTCTGCCGTCCACATATTCAGATGAGGCCTGTGGCTTGTGTGGCAACTTTAACCACATCAGGGAAGATGACCTCCGCAAGCCTGATGGTACAAACGCCCAAGATGCTACGGCTTTGGCTCAGAGCTGGCAGACTGGGCAGAGCACCTCCTCCTGTGAAACTATTCTAGTCCCTCTTCAGTGTGACCCACAGGAGGAGGCCAAGTACACCAGTGAGTTGTACTGCGGTGGCCTCCTCTCCAGCACTGGGCCCTTTGCTGACTGCCAATCAGTTCTGGGGGCAGAGAGTTACTTCAGGGGCTGTGTGGTCGGTATGTGCTCTGCTCATGGTGACCCAGCAGTGCTATGTGAGACATTACAGGTCTACAGTGATATCTGCGAGGAGGCTGGAGTCGCTGTACCCATGTGGAGGAACTCCACATTCTGCC CCCTTCAGTGTGCTGAGAACAGCCATTATAACTCATGTGCTGATGGCTGTCCAGAGGTGTGCTCCGGTCTGGATTTAACTGGCTCTTGTGGAAGCTGTGAGGAGCAATGCGAGTGCGACTCTGGCTTCAAACTCAGTGGGGGAAAGTGTGTCCCAGCAGAGGACTGTGGGTGCTGGTACAGTGGGAAACACTATGAG AAAGGAGCAACATTTGTGGAAGGAGAGTGCGAGCAGCAGTGCCAATGCATGGGTAATAATGATCTGTGGTGCACCTCAATGCAATGTGCAGACACAGAGGTTTGTAAGGTCGAGGATGGAGTCAAAGACTGCTTCCCGTTCAAACCTGCCACCTGCAGGGTGTATGGCGATCCGCATTACATCACTTTTGACAGGGTGCCTTATGACTTTCAAGGAGGCTGCAGTTACACTCTGACTACAACATGCGGAGATGAAAGCTCGGTCCAGTTCACTGTAATTGGACACAACATGCATCCTCCCCTTCAGAACTTTACCCGGTCCAAGCTGGAGGCTGTGACTCTACAGGTGGAAGATTTTTTCCTTACACTAAATCAAAGTGGAGAGGTCCTT GCAAATAACAGCCGTGTCCAACTCCCCTATGTCACTGATGGTACCTACGGCTCAATGCGGGTCTACATGAAGAATAATTATATTGCTCTGGAGGCGGACTTTGGCCTCCGGCTACTTGTAGATGGGCAAAGCAGACTGTTTGTGCAGGTGGATGAGCGCTACAAGTACGAGCTATGCGGACTGTGTGGCACCTTCTCCGAATATCAGGACGATGAATTCATAACCCCAGGAGGCCAAAACGTTACAGAGCCATTTGAGTTTGGTGACAGCTGGAGGGTGCCTAACCAGAATGA GTGTACTGTCTATCCAAATGAACCGAGAGTCTGTGACTATGATGAAGAGAACGATGCCTACAATGAGTGTAACACACTACTGAAGGATGCCTTCAATCCCTGCCATGAAATTGTTCACCCCAACATCTACCTGAATAGTTGTGTGTACGACTATTGTGCCACAAATGGGGACCAACACACCTTATGTGAATCTCTCAAGTCCTATGCAACAGCATGTCAGGTTGAAGGAGTGGAGCTGCCCTtctggcagacagacacagcttGTG CTGAGCCTCAAACCACTTCAACCACTCCAACAACCCCAACCTCTCCAACACCAGATCAGACTT TCTGTCCTATGAATTGtgactttgaaaaaaatctgtgtgGATGGGAGCAGCTCATACAGGACAGTTTTGATTGGACAAGACATTCAGGACCCACCCCCTCAAACCTAACTGGGCCAATCAAGGACCACACCACTGGAG CTGGCTTCTACATATACATTGAGGGAGACAGTGTCATCCATGGAGACTCAGCCCGTCTGATGAGTCCAAAGTGTCATTACAATGGCCCACTCTGTCTGCACTTCTGGTATCATATGTATGGTTCAGCTACAGCAATGACCATCAATATCTACCTGCTCAAAGACAACAAAGCTACCAAGCTGTGGTCCATGATGAACAACCAGGGACCAACATGGCATCCAGGAAATGTTGACATCCGTGTGTCTGGTCCTTTCCAA ATCATAGTAGAGGGAATCCGAGGCTCTGATGCACTGTCGGATGTGGCCATAGATGATGTTTCCATCCACTTTGGCTCATGCTCAG GCAGATTCCCTGACCGGGTTGCTGGAACTGAGCTTCCTTCCTCAAATGTGGAAGTCCTCCCATCACACCCAG TCTGTAACCTCGGCTGTAGCTTTGACAACCATCTTTGTAGCTGGAATCAGATGCTTACTGATGTTTTTGACTGGACATGGCAGAATGGTACCACACCCACCCTGATGACAGGGCCCTCTACTGACCACACTGGTG ATGGTCACTACCTGTACATTGAGGCCAACAGTGCAACTTATGGAGATACAGCTCGCCTCATCAGCTCTGAGTGTTCTGACAGTGGTCCTCAGTGTCTGCAGTTCTGGTACCATATGTACGGCTCAGCACATACAATGGGCCTCCATGTTTACCTGCTCCAAGACCGACTGGCTGAGGGTGTCTGGTGGAAGAGGAATGACCAAGGAAATATGTGGCACCTGGCTCAGGTGGACTTAACTACAACTGAAACTTTCCAG ATCATTTTTGAAGGGCGTAGAGGTTCCAATGATCAGTCTGATGTGGCCGTAGATGATATATCAATTCATCGTGGACGCTGTGCAG ACTTGACTAAACCAACAACCCCTGCTCCTGAGGTCCCTGCCACACAACAACCCACAACAACTTCATCAAAACCACAACCACCATCGACAACTACAgttacaacaaccacaacttcAAATCCTGATGTCCCAATGACCACAAGAACTGATgttccaacaacaacaagaccACAGCTACCAATAACATCAAGGCCAATAAAAACAGCTGCAACTGGATCAAAAACCACAGCTAGAACACACCCACAAACCTCAGGAGACCCAGAAGTTGGAACTCCAGAACAGCCAGTACCTGAAACCACAGCAAGACCACAGCCTTCAACCACAACTCAACCACGGCCACACACATCTATAACACAAACTACAACCACAGCTAGACCACAACCACAAACCACTGAGTCACAAACAACAAATAGACTACAAACTCCAACCACTACATCACAACCACAAACAGTTAGACCTCAACTAACAACCACAGTTCAACCACAGCCTCCAACCACAATGCAGCCAAAACCACCAACAACAGCTCTGTCTGAGTCACAAACAAGCACTTTACATCCTTCAACCACTACAGCTAAACCACAacctccaacaacaacaacaactacaccaAAACCTCAGAACACAACTCTACTTGAGTCACAAACAAGCATACCAAAACATTCAACCACCACAGTTAAACCAAAACCTTCAACCACGATGCAGTCACAAACACCAGACACAGCTCCATCTGAGGCACAaacaacacgcacacatcaAACTCAAACCACTACAGCGAAACCACAAACTCAAACCACTACAGCGAAACCACAAACTCAAACCACTACAGCGAAACCACAAACTCAAACCACTTCAGCTAGGCCACTACCTCCAACCACAATGCAGCCACAAACTTCAACCACTACTCTACCACAGCCATTAACAACAACTAAAACGCAACCTCCAACCACAGCTAGACCCCAACCaccaactgaaacacaaacatcaagtATAGCACAACAATCAACCACAGGTAAACCCCAACCCACAACAGCTACACCACAATCCACAACACTGAGACCAAAACCCACAACAACAGCTGGATCCCAACCCACCACAACCCTTAAACCACATCCACCAACTGAAAGACCTCAGACTACAGTAACACCACAATCTACAACAACTGCTAGACCAAAACCACCAACTACAGCTGTACCAA CATCCTCTTGCCCACAGAACAGTCATTACACCACTTGCATCCCTGCCTGCAGTCCAACCTGTAGACACCTGAATGGCCCACCACCctgcagtgacagtgacagctgTGTgccaggatgtgtgtgtgatgatggcTTTGTGCAGAAATGGCAGCGTTGTGTCCCTATCCAAGAGTGTGGCTGCGTGGACAGTAGTGGTAACAAACATCAT TTCGATGACAGGTGGTACACCGATCACTGCAGtcagaaatgtgaatgtgagaaaGATGATGGAATAGGGAAGATTGACTGTGATGACCAAGACGAATGTGATGGAAATGCCATCTGCCTTCAAAACGACGAGGGCGAATACTACTGCAGATCTACAG GCTTCAGTGAATGCACTATAAATGGAGACCCTGAGTACAGAACCTTTGATAAAATGAAGTATGACTTTGAGGGCGAGCACTCGTATGTGCTGGTCCGGACCAAAAACTTGCCAAATGACATTCCAGGCGTCTACATCGTGGGCATCAATACACGCAGAGAAGATGATGGCGATGATAGTGAGCATCACGATGACAGTAGCAGTGAAGAAAACCACAGTCACAGAGtcagggatgaagaggaagaagatgatggCGGCGATGAAGACAATGCTGACAATGACAGCAGTGATAGCAAATATCATGATGATAGCGAGGAAGATAAGGAACATCACAGATTACAAGAGCTTAAGATCATAGTGTACAATCACACCGTGGAGTTAAGAAAGAATCGAGAGCTGGTT GTGGATGGAAAGAAAACCAAAATGCCTGTCTCACCGACCGCTGGTTTAAACATCCGGCAGCATTCATCTCGCATCTACCTGAAGACCGACTTTGGCCTCTCAGTGGAGTTTAATGGACGCAGCTCAGCAG AGATCATTCTCCCACACATATATAAAAGGAAAGTAGGAGGTCTGTGTGGGAACTTTGACAGTCAAAGGAGGAATGACTGGATGAAGCCGGACGGCACCAGGGCCAGGAGTGTTCGAGAGTTCGGAGAGAGCTGGAGAGTGTAA